In Pseudomonas deceptionensis, a single window of DNA contains:
- the leuC gene encoding 3-isopropylmalate dehydratase large subunit, with translation MAGKTLYDKLWDSHLVKQRDDGSALIYIDRHIIHEVTSPQAFEGLRLAGRKPWRIDANIATPDHNVPTTPERKGGIEAIADEVSRLQVQTLDDNCDEYGITEFKMNDVRQGIVHVIGPEQGATLPGMTVVCGDSHTSTHGAFGALAHGIGTSEVEHVLATQCLVAKKMKNMLVSVEGQLPFGVTAKDIVLAVIGKIGTAGGNGHAIEFAGSAIRDLSVEGRMTICNMSIEAGARVGLVAADQKTVDYVKGRPFSPKGAEWDMAVEAWKDLVSDSDATFDTVVELDAAQIKPQVSWGTSPEMVLAVDQNVPDPAKEADLVKRGSIERALKYMGLTANQAITDIQLDRVFIGSCTNSRIEDLRAAAVIAKGRKVASTIKQAIVVPGSGLVKAQAEAEGLDKIFLEAGFEWREPGCSMCLAMNPDRLESGEHCASTSNRNFEGRQGAGGRTHLVSPAMAAAAAVNGRFIDVRELI, from the coding sequence ATGGCCGGCAAAACGCTCTACGACAAGCTCTGGGATTCGCATTTGGTCAAGCAGCGCGACGATGGCTCGGCGCTGATCTATATCGACCGTCATATCATTCACGAAGTGACGTCGCCGCAAGCCTTTGAAGGCCTGCGTCTGGCCGGGCGCAAGCCTTGGCGCATCGATGCCAACATCGCGACCCCGGACCACAACGTACCGACCACGCCGGAGCGCAAAGGCGGGATCGAAGCGATTGCTGACGAAGTTTCCCGTTTGCAGGTCCAGACCCTCGACGACAACTGCGACGAGTACGGCATCACCGAGTTCAAGATGAACGACGTGCGCCAGGGCATCGTTCACGTGATCGGCCCGGAGCAGGGCGCCACCTTGCCGGGCATGACCGTGGTCTGCGGCGACTCGCACACGTCGACCCACGGCGCATTCGGTGCGTTGGCCCACGGTATCGGCACCTCCGAGGTTGAGCATGTGCTCGCCACTCAGTGCCTCGTCGCCAAGAAAATGAAGAACATGCTGGTGTCGGTTGAGGGGCAATTGCCGTTCGGCGTGACCGCCAAGGACATCGTGCTGGCAGTGATCGGCAAGATCGGTACTGCGGGCGGCAATGGCCACGCCATTGAGTTCGCCGGCAGCGCCATTCGCGACCTGTCGGTTGAAGGCCGCATGACCATCTGCAACATGTCCATCGAAGCCGGCGCCCGCGTAGGTTTGGTAGCGGCGGATCAAAAGACCGTCGATTACGTGAAGGGTCGTCCGTTCTCTCCTAAAGGTGCCGAGTGGGACATGGCAGTCGAAGCCTGGAAAGACCTGGTTTCCGACAGTGATGCAACCTTCGACACCGTGGTTGAACTCGACGCTGCCCAGATCAAGCCTCAAGTCAGCTGGGGCACTTCGCCCGAGATGGTATTGGCGGTTGATCAGAACGTGCCGGATCCGGCGAAGGAAGCCGACCTGGTCAAGCGCGGTTCGATCGAACGTGCGTTGAAGTACATGGGGTTGACGGCCAATCAGGCAATTACCGATATCCAGCTGGATCGCGTATTTATCGGCTCGTGCACCAACTCTCGAATCGAAGATTTGCGTGCTGCAGCCGTGATTGCCAAAGGCCGTAAAGTGGCGTCCACCATCAAGCAGGCGATCGTGGTACCGGGTTCGGGTCTGGTGAAAGCCCAGGCCGAGGCGGAAGGCCTGGACAAGATTTTCCTTGAAGCCGGTTTTGAATGGCGCGAGCCGGGTTGCTCGATGTGTCTGGCGATGAACCCGGACCGGCTGGAGTCGGGCGAGCATTGCGCCTCTACCTCCAACCGCAACTTCGAAGGCCGTCAGGGTGCCGGTGGGCGTACCCACCTGGTGAGCCCGGCCATGGCCGCCGCCGCCGCTGTAAACGGTCGTTTCATCGACGTCCGCGAATTGATCTAA
- a CDS encoding pirin family protein, with translation MKKILGVYTAPRPHWVGDGFPVRTLFSYDSMGKHISPFLLLDYAGPAEFSPTTERRGVGQHPHRGFETVTIVYKGEVEHRDSTGNGGVIGPGDVQWMTAASGILHEEFHSEAFARSGGPLEMVQLWVNLPARDKMSAPGYQGIVDRDIPDLALKDDAGRLRLIAGEFDGKRGPARTFTDIDVWDIRLNAGKAATFDVHQGRNTALVVLHGAVEVNGQEVVREGQLALFERDGSHVRLEANNDAVLLILSGEPIDEPIVGHGPFVMNTDAEIQQAFVDFQSGKFGRMPA, from the coding sequence ATGAAAAAGATTCTTGGTGTTTACACCGCTCCCCGTCCCCATTGGGTTGGCGATGGCTTTCCGGTTCGCACGCTGTTTTCCTACGACAGCATGGGCAAACACATCAGCCCGTTCCTGTTGCTCGATTACGCCGGGCCAGCCGAGTTCTCGCCAACTACAGAGCGTCGGGGCGTAGGGCAGCACCCGCATCGTGGTTTTGAAACGGTGACCATCGTCTACAAGGGCGAAGTCGAGCACCGCGACTCCACCGGCAACGGCGGGGTGATAGGGCCTGGCGATGTGCAGTGGATGACCGCTGCGTCGGGGATCCTGCACGAGGAGTTTCACTCCGAAGCGTTTGCCCGCAGTGGCGGCCCGCTGGAAATGGTTCAGTTGTGGGTCAACCTGCCGGCCAGGGACAAAATGTCCGCACCGGGTTATCAGGGCATTGTGGATCGGGACATTCCTGATCTGGCGCTAAAGGACGATGCAGGTCGTTTGCGCCTGATTGCCGGTGAGTTCGATGGAAAACGCGGTCCGGCGCGGACCTTTACCGATATCGACGTGTGGGATATCCGCTTGAACGCGGGCAAGGCCGCCACGTTCGACGTGCATCAGGGCCGTAACACGGCGCTGGTGGTGTTGCACGGTGCGGTTGAGGTCAACGGTCAGGAAGTGGTGCGTGAAGGGCAGTTGGCGCTGTTCGAGCGTGACGGTTCTCACGTCCGGCTTGAGGCCAATAACGATGCAGTGCTGCTAATCCTGAGTGGCGAGCCGATAGACGAACCGATCGTGGGGCATGGCCCGTTTGTAATGAATACGGATGCCGAAATACAACAGGCATTTGTTGACTTCCAGTCGGGCAAGTTTGGCCGGATGCCTGCTTGA
- a CDS encoding AGE family epimerase/isomerase: MTDLTRTSDSWLTSLPHQQWLRDQGQALVDFAKAARVPDGFAQLDCFGRRPDDAPANTVTTARMVHSFALAHIQGLPGCTPLIDHGLAALAGPLRDASHGGWFASAHGQDGNTRKEAYLHAFVALAASSAAVAGRGGADQLLSDAVQVLEEHFWSEPEGALLESFAGDWSDCEAYRGANSNMHGTEAFLALADVLDQDLWLNRALRIAERVIHQHAAQSHYLPIEHFDARWQPLPDYNQDNPADGFRPFGKTPGHAFEWARLLLHLEAARKQRGLPAPEWLLEDARQLFRSACQHGWNVDGNSGIVYTLDWNNQPVVRERLHWTLAEASAAAAALLQRTEEHEYEVWYQQFWDYIDLYMIDRQHGSWHHELGVDNQPTQKIWPGKPDLYHAYQATLLPRLPLAISLASALKLRR; this comes from the coding sequence ATGACCGATCTCACCCGCACCAGCGACAGCTGGCTCACATCCTTACCCCATCAGCAGTGGCTGCGGGATCAGGGCCAGGCGCTGGTCGACTTTGCCAAGGCCGCACGCGTGCCCGACGGGTTCGCCCAGCTGGACTGTTTTGGCCGCCGCCCGGACGATGCCCCGGCGAACACCGTGACCACGGCGCGCATGGTGCACAGTTTTGCGCTTGCCCATATTCAGGGCCTGCCGGGCTGCACCCCGCTGATCGACCACGGCCTGGCCGCACTGGCCGGGCCCTTGCGTGATGCCAGCCACGGTGGCTGGTTTGCCAGCGCCCATGGGCAGGACGGCAATACCCGCAAAGAAGCCTATCTGCATGCCTTCGTGGCCCTGGCTGCCAGTTCCGCAGCCGTTGCCGGTCGTGGTGGCGCCGATCAATTGCTCAGTGATGCGGTGCAAGTCCTCGAAGAGCACTTCTGGTCGGAGCCTGAAGGCGCCCTGCTGGAAAGTTTTGCCGGTGACTGGAGTGACTGCGAGGCCTATCGCGGAGCCAACAGCAACATGCATGGCACTGAAGCCTTTCTGGCCCTGGCCGATGTCCTCGACCAGGACCTGTGGCTCAACCGCGCCCTGCGCATCGCCGAGCGAGTGATTCACCAGCACGCCGCACAATCGCACTACCTGCCGATCGAGCATTTCGATGCCCGGTGGCAGCCGCTGCCCGACTACAACCAGGACAACCCGGCGGACGGTTTCCGCCCGTTTGGCAAAACCCCGGGCCACGCCTTTGAATGGGCGCGCCTGTTGCTGCACCTTGAAGCTGCGCGCAAACAGCGTGGCCTGCCGGCACCCGAGTGGCTGCTCGAAGACGCCCGCCAACTGTTTCGCAGCGCGTGCCAGCATGGCTGGAATGTCGATGGCAACAGCGGCATCGTCTACACCCTGGACTGGAACAACCAGCCCGTGGTGCGCGAGCGCCTGCACTGGACCCTGGCCGAAGCGTCTGCTGCTGCGGCGGCGTTATTGCAGCGCACCGAAGAGCATGAGTACGAAGTCTGGTATCAACAGTTCTGGGACTATATCGACCTGTACATGATCGACCGCCAGCACGGCAGCTGGCACCACGAGCTGGGGGTCGACAACCAGCCTACGCAAAAGATATGGCCCGGCAAGCCGGACCTTTACCATGCGTACCAGGCCACGTTGCTACCGCGCCTGCCGCTGGCCATCAGCCTGGCCAGCGCTCTGAAACTGCGACGCTGA
- a CDS encoding acetyl-CoA C-acyltransferase family protein, which yields MQASEIFILSAQRTAIGTFGGALKDVPLGDLATTAIKAALLNSQVEPERIGHVVMGNVIPTEPQDAYLARVAAINAGIPKETPAYNVNRLCGSGLQAIISAAHTLMLGDAEFAIGAGAEAMSRGPYLLPAARWGARMGDTPMLDYMLGILHDPFHGIHMGITAENIAQRNNISRQTQDALALEDQQRAARAIAQGYFDSQIAAVEVRSRKGTVLFSQDEHPRATTLEQLAQMKPAFKKDGSVTAGNASGLNDGAAALVLASGAAVQAGNLAPMARLVAYAHAGVEPELMGLGPIPATRLALKRAGLKIEDMDVIEANIAFAAQACAVMQELGMDPAKVNPNGSGIALGHPVGATGAIIATKAIHELHRIKGRYALATMCIGGGQGIAVIFERV from the coding sequence ATGCAAGCTTCTGAAATTTTCATCCTCAGCGCCCAGCGCACGGCCATCGGCACCTTTGGTGGCGCACTCAAGGACGTGCCTCTGGGCGACCTGGCCACCACCGCCATAAAAGCGGCGTTGCTGAACAGCCAGGTCGAGCCCGAGCGCATCGGCCACGTGGTGATGGGCAACGTGATCCCGACCGAGCCCCAGGATGCCTATCTGGCGCGAGTCGCCGCGATCAATGCCGGGATCCCCAAGGAAACGCCGGCCTATAACGTCAATCGCCTGTGCGGCTCCGGTTTGCAGGCGATTATTTCAGCTGCCCACACCCTGATGCTTGGCGATGCCGAGTTCGCCATTGGCGCCGGGGCCGAAGCCATGAGTCGTGGCCCGTACCTGCTGCCTGCCGCCCGCTGGGGTGCGCGCATGGGGGATACGCCGATGCTCGATTACATGCTTGGCATTCTGCATGACCCGTTCCACGGCATTCATATGGGCATCACCGCCGAGAACATCGCCCAGCGCAACAACATCAGCCGCCAGACCCAGGATGCGCTGGCGCTTGAAGACCAGCAGCGCGCAGCGCGGGCCATCGCCCAAGGCTACTTCGACAGCCAGATCGCCGCTGTCGAGGTACGCAGCCGCAAGGGCACCGTGTTGTTCAGTCAGGATGAACACCCGAGGGCCACAACCCTTGAACAGCTGGCGCAGATGAAACCAGCCTTCAAGAAAGACGGCAGTGTGACCGCGGGTAATGCATCGGGGCTCAATGACGGTGCAGCGGCACTGGTATTGGCCAGTGGCGCTGCGGTACAGGCGGGCAATCTGGCGCCGATGGCCCGGCTGGTGGCCTACGCCCATGCCGGAGTTGAACCTGAGCTGATGGGCCTGGGGCCGATTCCGGCGACCAGGCTGGCGCTCAAACGGGCGGGGCTGAAGATCGAGGACATGGACGTTATCGAAGCCAATATCGCCTTCGCCGCCCAGGCCTGCGCCGTGATGCAGGAGTTGGGCATGGATCCGGCCAAGGTCAACCCCAATGGCTCGGGGATCGCCCTGGGGCATCCGGTTGGCGCCACCGGCGCGATCATCGCCACCAAGGCCATCCACGAACTGCACCGGATCAAGGGCCGCTACGCCCTGGCAACCATGTGCATTGGCGGAGGCCAGGGCATAGCGGTGATTTTCGAACGGGTTTGA
- a CDS encoding LysR family transcriptional regulator, whose translation MDLANLNAFIAIAETGSFSGAAERLFLTQPAISKRIASIEQQLKLRLFDRLGREVSLTEAGRALLPRAYQILNVLDDTRRALNNLNGEVSGRLTLATSHHIGLHRLPPLLREFTRTYPKVALDIQFLDSEVAYDEILHGRAELAVITLAPEPHSLIRAVPVWDDPLDFVVAPEHSLTRQKAVSMADIARHPAVFPGGNTFTHHIVHRLFEAQGLTPNIAMSTNYLETIKMMVSIGLAWSVLPRTMLDEQVASIALPGIQLTRQLGYIVHTERTLSNAAHAFMTLLDGQVDTQAPQTDDSRLRHPVK comes from the coding sequence ATGGATCTCGCGAATCTCAATGCCTTTATTGCCATAGCTGAAACCGGAAGTTTCTCCGGGGCCGCCGAGCGGCTGTTTTTGACCCAGCCCGCCATCAGCAAACGCATCGCCAGCATCGAGCAGCAGTTGAAGCTCAGGTTGTTCGACCGCCTGGGCCGTGAGGTCAGCCTGACCGAAGCGGGCCGTGCCTTGCTGCCGCGGGCGTATCAGATTCTCAATGTGCTGGATGATACCCGGCGGGCGCTGAACAACCTGAACGGCGAGGTCAGCGGACGCCTGACCCTGGCTACCAGCCATCATATCGGCCTGCACCGTTTGCCCCCCCTGCTGCGCGAGTTCACCCGCACCTACCCCAAGGTCGCACTGGATATCCAGTTTCTGGATTCAGAAGTGGCCTACGACGAAATTCTCCATGGCCGTGCCGAACTGGCGGTGATCACCCTCGCACCGGAACCCCATTCGCTGATTCGTGCCGTGCCCGTATGGGATGACCCGCTGGATTTCGTGGTGGCCCCGGAGCACAGCCTGACCCGGCAAAAGGCGGTCAGCATGGCTGACATTGCGCGCCATCCGGCGGTGTTCCCCGGCGGCAATACCTTCACCCACCATATTGTCCATCGCCTGTTTGAAGCCCAGGGCCTTACGCCCAATATCGCCATGAGCACCAACTACCTGGAGACCATCAAAATGATGGTGTCCATCGGTCTGGCCTGGAGCGTACTGCCGCGCACCATGCTCGATGAGCAAGTAGCATCGATTGCCCTGCCCGGCATCCAGTTGACCCGCCAACTGGGTTATATCGTGCATACGGAGCGAACCCTGTCCAATGCCGCCCATGCCTTCATGACCCTTCTGGATGGTCAGGTCGACACTCAGGCCCCTCAAACGGACGACTCCCGACTTCGTCACCCAGTGAAATAA
- a CDS encoding LysR family transcriptional regulator, whose product MDLDLARTFLEIVRYGSLVGAAEKLHVTQTAVTARVHKLESLLGVTLFIRNRAGARLTPEGEAFVVYANQLLQTWEAARRDLPRPEGLHQMLHIGGEVSLCNPLILSWAKALRQHLTTHALRVQIRDCEWLLRQLEMGLLDAVLVYQPAYWPGVQVEQLLEEKLIQIRRPDLPDPYVYVDWGDDFRRQHDAALPDKARAAISFNLGPVALHFILQNGGSGYFRTRVVQSYLDSGALERVPKAPEFSYPTYLVYSRERDSAALQQGIELLRDVVRHDSDWSQGWVPEI is encoded by the coding sequence ATGGACCTCGACCTGGCCCGCACCTTCCTCGAAATCGTTCGCTACGGCAGCCTTGTCGGCGCAGCCGAAAAGCTGCATGTAACCCAGACGGCCGTGACCGCGCGGGTGCACAAGCTCGAAAGCCTGTTGGGCGTGACCCTGTTTATCCGCAACCGCGCTGGCGCCAGGCTGACACCCGAGGGTGAAGCCTTTGTGGTGTACGCCAATCAACTGCTGCAAACCTGGGAAGCCGCCCGCCGTGATCTGCCACGCCCTGAAGGGCTGCACCAGATGCTGCACATCGGTGGCGAAGTCAGCCTGTGCAACCCGCTGATCCTCAGTTGGGCCAAGGCCCTGCGCCAGCACCTCACCACCCATGCCCTGCGGGTGCAGATCCGCGATTGCGAGTGGTTGTTGCGCCAGCTCGAAATGGGCCTGCTGGACGCCGTGCTGGTCTATCAGCCGGCCTATTGGCCCGGCGTGCAGGTCGAGCAGTTGCTGGAAGAAAAACTGATCCAGATTCGCCGCCCCGACCTGCCCGATCCCTATGTTTACGTTGACTGGGGCGACGACTTTCGCCGTCAGCATGACGCCGCCCTCCCCGACAAGGCCCGGGCCGCCATCAGCTTCAACCTGGGCCCCGTCGCCCTGCATTTCATTCTGCAAAACGGTGGCAGCGGCTACTTCCGCACCCGGGTGGTACAGAGCTACCTGGACAGCGGAGCCCTGGAGCGGGTGCCCAAAGCCCCCGAATTCAGCTACCCGACCTATCTGGTGTATTCCCGCGAGCGCGACAGTGCCGCCCTGCAACAAGGCATTGAATTGCTGCGCGACGTGGTCAGGCATGACAGTGACTGGTCCCAGGGCTGGGTGCCGGAGATTTAA
- a CDS encoding TonB-dependent siderophore receptor codes for MQRPNLNRTPLSIATQRQTVRRTLLTSAFVASVLLGSTMAQAAAVALNIPAQSLASALNELGKQANLQILYSPDQVQGIKSRSVLGSLEPVKALESLLQGSGISYQLNGDTVILSAHQGQGLELGATNISGQGMGTSLTTEDTHSYTTGASNSSTKLPLSIRETPQTVTVITRQLMDDQAAQSIGDVLRNAPGISTQAYDSDRMEYSARGYAITNFQYDGVNTLYDGVFDEGATKVDMALYDRVDIVKGATGLLSGSGEPSATVNLIRKKPTREFKASVTASAGSWDNYRTEGDISGPLNDDGSVRGRFVGVYQDADSYRDHYSKKNDVFYGIIEADLTPDTLFTFGMDYQNIKPRGSSWTGNPYYFSDYTKTDFSRSFNPATDWSRRDVQIQSTFAALEHRFANDWKVKGTLTQQTNDHDTLLGSASGGKPNPVTGDGMFFYWGKWEGHRVQNTFDLNATGPFTLFGREHELVVGATSQSSRQTGATFDGSEYRKLNSSIFDWNGKYPQPDFPKNGKYETNQNQNSAYIAARFKPADDWSIILGSRVSDFQYNSTYTYYQQTSTFQDNKTTSKQHGKVTPYAGVVYDINDTYSVYGSYTSIYKPVTEQSSSGTTLAPTEGNSYEIGLKGEYFDGRLNASAAVFRTEQKNVPIQTGTDVNTNLGIYESLDGATTNGIELELAGELMPDWNLMAGYTYAKTRSEDGKRVYGYPLETTKPENVARVFTTYRLPGVMNKVTVGGGVNWQSPFYGKIYNDAKGDSDFIEQQSYALVNLMTRYEYNEHLTFNLNANNVFDKKYLSGLGNFNTTYYGEPRSLMLTSKYTF; via the coding sequence ATGCAACGACCCAACCTGAACCGGACCCCTCTTTCGATCGCCACCCAGCGTCAAACTGTTCGCCGCACCTTGTTGACCAGCGCCTTTGTGGCCTCGGTCCTGCTGGGTTCGACCATGGCCCAGGCAGCTGCGGTGGCCTTGAATATTCCGGCACAGTCGCTGGCCAGTGCATTGAATGAACTGGGCAAGCAAGCCAACCTGCAGATCCTGTATAGCCCGGATCAGGTTCAAGGCATCAAATCGCGTTCCGTCTTGGGTTCTCTGGAGCCGGTCAAGGCACTGGAATCCCTGCTTCAAGGCAGCGGCATTTCGTATCAACTCAATGGCGACACGGTAATTTTGAGCGCACACCAGGGCCAAGGCCTGGAGCTGGGTGCGACCAATATCTCTGGCCAAGGGATGGGCACCTCGCTGACCACCGAAGACACACATTCCTACACCACTGGCGCCAGCAACAGCTCGACCAAATTGCCACTGTCGATCCGCGAAACCCCGCAAACCGTGACCGTGATCACCCGTCAGCTGATGGACGACCAGGCGGCCCAAAGCATCGGCGATGTGCTGCGCAACGCGCCGGGCATTTCCACTCAGGCCTACGACAGCGACCGCATGGAATACTCGGCCCGCGGCTATGCCATCACCAACTTCCAGTACGACGGCGTTAACACCTTGTATGACGGGGTTTTCGACGAAGGTGCCACCAAGGTCGACATGGCCCTGTATGACCGGGTTGATATCGTCAAGGGCGCCACCGGCCTGCTGTCCGGTTCGGGCGAGCCTTCGGCCACGGTCAACCTGATCCGCAAAAAGCCGACACGCGAATTCAAGGCTTCGGTCACTGCCAGCGCAGGCTCGTGGGACAACTACCGCACCGAAGGCGATATTTCCGGGCCGCTGAATGACGATGGCAGCGTGCGCGGCCGCTTTGTGGGGGTGTATCAGGACGCCGATTCGTACCGCGATCACTACTCGAAAAAGAATGATGTGTTCTACGGCATCATCGAAGCGGATCTGACACCGGACACCCTGTTTACCTTCGGCATGGACTACCAGAACATCAAGCCTCGTGGCTCGTCCTGGACGGGTAACCCTTACTACTTCTCCGACTACACCAAGACCGACTTCAGTCGCTCGTTCAACCCGGCTACCGACTGGAGCCGTCGCGATGTTCAGATCCAGTCGACCTTTGCCGCCCTGGAGCACCGCTTTGCCAACGACTGGAAAGTCAAAGGCACCCTGACCCAGCAAACCAACGATCACGACACCCTGTTGGGCTCGGCCAGCGGCGGCAAGCCGAACCCGGTCACCGGTGACGGCATGTTCTTCTACTGGGGCAAGTGGGAAGGCCATCGCGTACAGAACACCTTCGATCTCAATGCCACCGGCCCGTTCACCCTGTTCGGCCGCGAACATGAACTGGTGGTGGGTGCGACCTCTCAGTCCTCCCGGCAAACCGGCGCGACCTTTGACGGCAGCGAGTACCGCAAACTGAACAGCAGCATCTTTGACTGGAACGGCAAATACCCGCAGCCCGATTTCCCGAAAAACGGCAAGTATGAAACCAACCAGAACCAGAACAGCGCTTACATCGCCGCGCGTTTCAAGCCGGCAGACGACTGGTCGATCATCCTCGGCAGCCGCGTGAGCGACTTCCAGTACAACAGCACCTACACGTACTACCAACAGACCAGTACTTTCCAGGACAACAAAACGACTTCCAAACAGCACGGCAAGGTCACGCCCTACGCAGGGGTGGTGTATGACATCAACGATACTTACTCGGTCTACGGCAGCTACACCTCGATCTACAAGCCCGTCACCGAGCAGAGCAGCTCCGGGACCACCCTGGCACCAACTGAAGGGAACAGCTACGAAATCGGCTTGAAGGGTGAGTACTTCGATGGCCGTTTGAATGCCAGTGCAGCCGTGTTCCGGACTGAGCAAAAAAATGTGCCGATACAAACAGGCACTGATGTGAACACCAACCTGGGCATCTACGAGTCCCTCGACGGGGCAACCACCAACGGTATTGAACTGGAACTGGCCGGTGAGCTGATGCCGGACTGGAACCTTATGGCCGGTTACACCTACGCCAAAACAAGGTCCGAAGATGGCAAGCGCGTGTATGGCTACCCGCTTGAAACCACCAAGCCGGAAAACGTGGCGCGGGTGTTCACCACGTATCGCCTGCCGGGCGTGATGAACAAGGTGACCGTGGGCGGTGGCGTGAACTGGCAAAGCCCGTTCTACGGCAAGATCTACAACGATGCAAAAGGCGACTCCGACTTCATCGAGCAACAGAGCTACGCGCTGGTCAACCTGATGACCCGCTACGAATACAACGAACACCTGACGTTCAACCTCAACGCCAACAACGTGTTCGACAAAAAGTACCTCTCGGGCCTGGGCAACTTCAACACCACTTACTACGGCGAGCCACGCAGTTTGATGCTGACTTCCAAATACACCTTCTGA
- the codA gene encoding cytosine deaminase, giving the protein MNLINARLRHMDGLHTLSWENRVFTAITPQTASLTPGARDLDARGWLVIPPLVEPHIHLDATLTAGQPEWNMSGTLFEGIERWSQRKQTITLEDTRQRAHATLRMLAEHGIQHVRTHVDVTDPSLVALQAMLQVREEASHLIDLQIVAFPQEGIESYADGRALMERAVAMGADVVGGIPHFENTREQGVSSIHFLMDLAEKHGCLVDVHCDETDDPHSRFLEVLAEQARVRGMGSRVTASHTTAMGSYDNAYCSKLFRLLKQSGINFVSCPTESIHLQGRFDSFPKRRGVTRVAELDRAGMNVCFGQDSIMDPWYPLGNGAILRVLDAGLHICHMLGFEDLQRCLDLVTDNSARTLNLGDRYGLAVGRPASLVVLEATSDFEAVRLQAKPLLSVRGGQVVMTRTPQVVHLNA; this is encoded by the coding sequence ATGAACCTGATCAATGCCCGACTGCGTCACATGGATGGCCTGCACACCCTGAGCTGGGAAAACCGGGTTTTCACCGCGATCACTCCACAAACCGCAAGCCTGACCCCGGGCGCACGGGACCTTGACGCCCGGGGCTGGCTGGTGATCCCGCCGCTGGTCGAACCCCATATTCACCTGGACGCAACCCTGACCGCCGGGCAACCCGAGTGGAACATGAGCGGCACCCTGTTTGAGGGCATCGAGCGCTGGAGCCAGCGCAAGCAGACCATCACCCTTGAAGACACCCGGCAGCGGGCCCATGCCACCCTCCGCATGCTGGCCGAGCACGGCATTCAACACGTGCGCACCCACGTCGACGTGACCGATCCGTCGCTGGTTGCTCTGCAAGCCATGCTGCAAGTGCGCGAAGAAGCCAGCCACCTGATCGATTTGCAGATCGTGGCCTTCCCCCAGGAAGGCATCGAGTCCTATGCCGATGGCCGGGCCCTGATGGAGCGTGCCGTGGCCATGGGCGCAGACGTGGTGGGCGGCATTCCGCACTTTGAAAACACCCGCGAACAGGGTGTCAGCTCGATCCACTTCCTGATGGACCTGGCTGAGAAACATGGCTGTCTGGTGGATGTGCATTGCGATGAAACCGACGACCCTCATTCACGCTTTCTCGAGGTCCTGGCCGAACAGGCCAGGGTGCGCGGCATGGGCAGCCGGGTAACCGCCAGTCACACCACCGCCATGGGCTCCTACGACAACGCCTATTGCTCCAAACTGTTCCGGTTGCTCAAGCAGTCGGGGATCAATTTTGTCTCGTGCCCCACCGAAAGCATTCACCTGCAAGGGCGCTTCGACAGCTTCCCCAAGCGCCGGGGCGTGACCCGTGTGGCCGAGCTGGATCGCGCCGGGATGAATGTCTGCTTCGGCCAGGACTCAATCATGGACCCTTGGTACCCACTGGGTAATGGCGCCATTTTGCGTGTGCTGGATGCCGGGCTGCACATCTGCCACATGCTGGGGTTTGAAGACCTGCAGCGCTGCCTTGACCTGGTCACCGACAACAGCGCCCGCACCCTGAATCTTGGGGATCGCTACGGCCTGGCTGTAGGCCGCCCGGCCAGTCTGGTGGTGCTGGAGGCCACCAGCGATTTTGAAGCCGTACGCCTGCAGGCCAAACCGTTGCTGTCGGTGCGCGGCGGCCAGGTAGTCATGACCCGCACCCCGCAGGTGGTTCATCTGAATGCCTGA